In Streptomyces sp. NBC_01439, the following are encoded in one genomic region:
- a CDS encoding YcxB family protein, which produces MSEIHELSFSATGSLSRDEYDEAAKAAGLFRRGRVLAAATTILLAAASLKLSSDGLTVYPVPLGIAVAYGLVVLLLLPRWAVGRGFRSGRAAEEKRVVVDGTGIEVFRGGESQRIVWDEMRYYYETPRLHVFVGRSRRRTCLVAVPKRLFADPGESELLAAYGHEQAGDGS; this is translated from the coding sequence GTGAGCGAGATACACGAGCTGTCCTTCAGTGCCACCGGCAGCCTGAGCAGGGACGAGTACGACGAGGCCGCCAAGGCGGCGGGGCTGTTCCGGCGGGGCCGGGTCCTGGCCGCCGCCACTACGATTCTCCTCGCCGCGGCGAGCCTGAAGCTGTCGTCCGACGGCCTCACCGTGTACCCCGTCCCGCTCGGGATCGCGGTGGCGTACGGCCTCGTCGTGCTGCTGCTCCTGCCGCGGTGGGCGGTGGGCCGGGGCTTCCGCAGCGGCCGGGCCGCCGAGGAGAAGCGGGTCGTGGTGGACGGCACGGGCATCGAGGTGTTCCGCGGCGGGGAGTCGCAGCGGATCGTGTGGGACGAGATGCGCTACTACTACGAGACGCCCCGGCTGCACGTGTTCGTGGGCCGCTCGCGCCGCCGGACGTGTCTCGTGGCGGTGCCCAAGCGGCTGTTCGCCGACCCGGGCGAGAGCGAGCTCCTCGCCGCCTACGGGCACGAGCAGGCCGGCGACGGCTCGTAG
- a CDS encoding RNA polymerase sigma factor, whose product MAESTWPAEPLVLAAQGGDLDAVTALVCGSHPNVRRFAYSLCASPEDAEDAAQEALIILYRKIGMLRASGALASWMFRIVRNECLRRARLVPRERAPLPDSAVMSAEDEVLERLEAARVARAIAALPADQRQVLIMRDVQGYSGRMAADALGLSPAAMKSRLHRARAALRHTLYPVPGGNDGDH is encoded by the coding sequence GTGGCTGAGTCGACCTGGCCCGCCGAGCCGCTGGTCCTCGCCGCGCAGGGCGGGGACCTCGATGCCGTCACCGCGCTGGTCTGCGGATCGCACCCGAACGTGCGCAGGTTCGCGTACTCGTTGTGCGCCTCCCCCGAGGACGCCGAGGACGCGGCCCAGGAGGCGCTGATCATCCTCTACCGGAAGATCGGCATGCTGCGCGCTTCCGGTGCCCTGGCCTCGTGGATGTTCCGCATCGTCCGCAACGAGTGCCTGCGCCGGGCCCGGCTGGTGCCCCGCGAGCGCGCCCCGCTGCCCGACTCCGCCGTGATGTCGGCCGAGGACGAGGTACTGGAACGCCTGGAGGCCGCCCGGGTGGCGCGGGCGATCGCCGCCCTCCCCGCCGACCAGCGGCAGGTCCTGATCATGCGGGACGTCCAGGGCTACAGCGGGCGGATGGCGGCGGACGCGCTCGGGCTCAGCCCCGCCGCGATGAAATCACGGCTGCACCGGGCCCGCGCGGCCCTGCGGCACACCCTGTACCCGGTTCCCGGAGGCAACGATGGCGATCACTGA
- a CDS encoding DNA-binding response regulator, translated as MPVDHRAGRALRILLEPPNPALALQLGLQPDIEVVRDPMARPAVALVEELAAVTALLADDPECRVLVLTGSAHPGLAEAALAAGAVGLVLRDGPVEDLADSVRRASMGETVVDPALG; from the coding sequence GCCCTGCGCATCCTGCTGGAGCCGCCGAATCCGGCCCTGGCGCTCCAACTCGGCCTCCAGCCGGACATCGAGGTCGTCCGGGACCCCATGGCCCGGCCCGCGGTGGCCCTGGTGGAGGAGCTCGCGGCCGTGACCGCCCTGCTGGCCGACGACCCCGAGTGCCGGGTGCTCGTCCTGACGGGCTCGGCGCACCCCGGCCTCGCGGAGGCCGCCCTCGCCGCGGGCGCGGTGGGTCTGGTGCTGCGGGACGGCCCGGTCGAGGACCTGGCGGACAGCGTCCGGCGCGCGTCGATGGGCGAGACGGTGGTGGACCCGGCCCTGGGGTGA
- a CDS encoding acyl-CoA dehydrogenase encodes MGIGITQEQRELAEAVRGWIARAVPPEEVRKLLDTPPQTGARPAYWDALTAQGLLDPHLDGGTLLDLAVVVEEAARAVLPGAYLPSALASVLLERAGAEPLEGRVGAVALGPGTLTAVAVEGGGHLLDGLAPPVLGAGEADLVLLAADSAQGTRWFAVDAVALDIRTHDSADPTRPTAEVRARGVAIAPERLLELDAALVRDLACTLFAADACGTAARALHTAAEYAKVREQFGRPIGQFQGVKHLCADMLVRLEQARALAWDAAQAMDEPADVRSLVAALAAGTALDAAHSCAKDCIQLLGGIGFTWEHDAHIYLRRALVARQLMGPGDGHRVRAVRCAAGGARRELRLELPAEAETYRAKARTAIADARGQGPAAARRILAATGYAAPYLPPPYGIGAGPVEQLVVQQELSAAGVKLADLGIATWVVPSLLAYGTPAQREAHLLPTLRGDVTWCQLFSEPGAGSDLASLRTRAERREDGSWKVNGQKVWTSSAHSADFGILLARTDPDAPKHKGLGYFVVDMKNTPGIDVRPLKEITGEALFNEVYLDDVELPADALVGAADGGWKVARNTLGNERVHMADQMTFDTGLEALLARAADLDGTYRARIGALAAEAHALACIGLRTTLSQVSGLEPGAGASVRKLVQTPHQQRTAELALELLGPAGAVREGAGERAVHGMLMSRCLTIAGGTTQVQLNVVAERILGLPRD; translated from the coding sequence ATGGGCATCGGAATCACGCAGGAGCAGCGCGAGTTGGCCGAGGCGGTGCGCGGCTGGATCGCGCGGGCCGTGCCTCCCGAGGAGGTCCGCAAGCTGCTCGACACCCCGCCGCAGACCGGGGCGCGGCCCGCCTACTGGGACGCGCTGACCGCGCAGGGGCTGCTCGACCCGCATCTGGACGGCGGCACCCTGCTCGACCTGGCCGTCGTCGTCGAGGAGGCGGCCCGGGCCGTGCTGCCCGGCGCGTACCTGCCGAGCGCGCTGGCCTCCGTACTGCTGGAGCGGGCCGGCGCCGAGCCGCTCGAAGGCCGGGTCGGGGCGGTCGCGCTCGGGCCGGGAACCCTGACGGCCGTTGCCGTCGAGGGCGGCGGCCACCTGCTCGACGGACTCGCCCCGCCCGTCCTCGGCGCGGGCGAGGCCGACCTGGTACTGCTCGCCGCCGACTCCGCGCAGGGCACCCGCTGGTTCGCCGTGGACGCCGTCGCGCTGGACATCCGTACGCACGACAGCGCCGACCCCACCCGTCCCACCGCCGAGGTGCGGGCGCGCGGGGTCGCCATCGCCCCGGAGCGGCTGCTGGAACTGGACGCGGCCCTGGTCCGCGACCTGGCCTGCACGCTCTTCGCCGCCGATGCCTGCGGCACCGCCGCCCGGGCGCTGCACACGGCCGCCGAGTACGCGAAGGTGCGCGAGCAGTTCGGCCGGCCCATCGGGCAGTTCCAGGGCGTCAAGCACCTGTGCGCCGACATGCTGGTCCGGCTGGAACAGGCCCGGGCGCTGGCCTGGGACGCCGCGCAGGCGATGGACGAGCCCGCCGACGTGCGCTCGCTGGTGGCTGCCCTCGCCGCCGGGACCGCCCTGGACGCCGCCCACTCCTGCGCCAAGGACTGCATCCAGCTCCTCGGCGGGATCGGCTTCACCTGGGAGCACGACGCCCACATCTACCTGCGACGGGCGCTCGTCGCCCGCCAGCTGATGGGGCCCGGCGACGGGCACCGCGTACGGGCCGTGCGGTGTGCGGCGGGCGGTGCGCGGCGCGAACTGCGCCTGGAACTGCCCGCGGAGGCCGAGACCTACCGGGCGAAGGCCCGGACCGCCATCGCGGACGCGCGCGGGCAGGGCCCGGCCGCCGCCCGCCGGATCCTGGCCGCCACCGGCTACGCGGCTCCGTACCTGCCGCCGCCCTACGGGATCGGCGCGGGCCCCGTCGAGCAGCTCGTCGTCCAGCAGGAGCTGAGCGCGGCCGGCGTGAAGCTCGCCGACCTCGGGATCGCCACCTGGGTGGTGCCCTCGCTGCTCGCCTACGGGACGCCCGCCCAGCGGGAGGCCCACCTCCTGCCGACCCTGCGCGGCGACGTCACCTGGTGCCAGCTCTTCTCGGAGCCGGGCGCCGGCTCCGACCTGGCCTCGCTGCGGACCCGGGCCGAGCGCCGGGAGGACGGCTCCTGGAAGGTCAACGGCCAAAAGGTGTGGACGAGTTCCGCCCACAGCGCCGACTTCGGGATCCTGTTGGCCCGCACCGACCCGGACGCGCCCAAGCACAAGGGGCTCGGCTACTTCGTCGTCGACATGAAGAACACCCCCGGCATCGACGTCCGGCCGCTGAAGGAGATCACCGGCGAGGCCCTCTTCAACGAGGTGTACCTCGACGACGTCGAGCTCCCGGCGGACGCGCTGGTGGGCGCGGCGGACGGCGGCTGGAAGGTGGCCCGCAACACCCTCGGCAACGAACGCGTCCACATGGCCGACCAGATGACCTTCGACACCGGCCTGGAGGCGCTCCTCGCGCGCGCCGCCGACCTCGACGGCACCTACCGGGCCCGGATCGGTGCACTCGCCGCCGAGGCGCACGCCCTGGCCTGCATCGGACTGCGCACCACGCTCTCGCAGGTGTCGGGGCTGGAGCCGGGCGCGGGCGCGTCCGTGCGCAAGCTCGTCCAGACCCCGCACCAGCAGCGGACCGCCGAGCTCGCGCTCGAACTGCTCGGGCCGGCGGGCGCGGTGCGGGAGGGAGCGGGGGAGCGGGCGGTCCACGGGATGCTCATGTCCCGCTGCCTGACCATCGCCGGAGGCACCACGCAGGTCCAGCTCAACGTCGTCGCCGAGCGGATCCTCGGCCTACCCAGGGACTAG
- a CDS encoding lipid-transfer protein, translated as MKSYIVGVGMTKFEKPESRDWQYWDMAQEAGSAALADAGIGYDLVEQVPVGYCFQASTAGQRAVYELGLSGVPVYNVNNNCATGSTALMMARQFVQGGISDCVLALGFEKMKRGALGGGADGGARGGAANESFKTSPVARHYGIMAAGHGFEMSPPTAQIFGNAAREHMERYGTTAAQLAAVGAKNHRHSANNPNAQFQDVYSVEEVLAAKEIHAPLTKLQCSPTSDGAAAALVVSERFLVRHGLHDKAVEIVGQSMTTDTGASFASGSCIDVVGKPMTAAAARQAYEVSGLGIEDVDVVELHDCFSINELLTYEALGMCEDGAAGKLVESGATTYGGRWVVNPSGGLISKGHPLGATGLAQAAELVWQLRGEAGPRQVAGARVGLAHNIGLGGAAVVTLLRS; from the coding sequence ATGAAGTCGTACATCGTGGGCGTCGGCATGACGAAGTTCGAGAAGCCGGAGTCGCGGGACTGGCAGTACTGGGACATGGCGCAGGAGGCCGGATCGGCGGCGCTCGCGGACGCGGGCATCGGCTACGACCTGGTCGAGCAGGTCCCGGTGGGGTACTGCTTCCAGGCCTCCACGGCCGGCCAGCGGGCCGTGTACGAGCTGGGGCTCTCCGGAGTGCCGGTCTACAACGTCAACAACAACTGCGCGACGGGCTCGACGGCGCTGATGATGGCGCGCCAGTTCGTGCAGGGCGGGATCAGCGACTGCGTGCTGGCGCTGGGCTTCGAGAAGATGAAGCGCGGCGCACTGGGCGGGGGCGCGGACGGGGGTGCCCGCGGCGGAGCCGCTAATGAATCCTTCAAGACCTCGCCGGTGGCCCGGCACTACGGGATCATGGCCGCCGGCCACGGCTTCGAGATGTCCCCGCCCACGGCGCAGATCTTCGGCAACGCGGCGCGCGAGCACATGGAGCGGTACGGCACCACGGCCGCGCAGCTCGCGGCGGTCGGCGCGAAGAACCACCGGCACTCGGCGAACAACCCGAACGCGCAGTTCCAGGACGTGTACTCGGTCGAGGAGGTCCTGGCGGCCAAGGAGATCCACGCGCCGCTGACGAAGCTCCAGTGTTCGCCGACCTCGGACGGCGCGGCGGCGGCGCTGGTGGTGTCCGAGCGGTTCCTGGTGCGGCACGGGCTGCACGACAAGGCGGTGGAGATCGTCGGTCAGTCGATGACGACGGACACCGGGGCCTCCTTCGCCTCGGGCTCCTGCATCGACGTGGTCGGCAAGCCGATGACGGCGGCCGCGGCCCGACAGGCGTACGAGGTCTCGGGGCTCGGCATCGAGGACGTGGACGTGGTGGAGCTGCACGACTGCTTCTCCATCAACGAGCTGCTGACCTACGAGGCGCTGGGCATGTGCGAGGACGGCGCCGCCGGGAAGCTGGTGGAGTCGGGTGCGACCACGTACGGCGGGCGGTGGGTGGTCAACCCGTCCGGGGGGCTGATCTCCAAGGGTCATCCGCTGGGGGCGACGGGGCTGGCGCAGGCCGCGGAGCTGGTGTGGCAGTTGCGCGGCGAGGCCGGTCCGCGGCAGGTCGCGGGGGCGCGGGTGGGGCTCGCGCACAACATCGGGCTGGGCGGTGCGGCGGTGGTGACGCTGCTGCGGAGCTAG